A genomic region of Anaerolineae bacterium contains the following coding sequences:
- a CDS encoding extracellular solute-binding protein has translation QDLFDNPDYKAKYQQTYGKPLQVPTTLEEYVQIGKFFKEQGIFGAAMQPQRGYKIFEEWKNWLYAAGGNLLDSAGNVIIDNEAAQKALTLYIEMHKNAAPPNSVNWGFDEALRAMASGEAATMISYNWMLPTLNKPDGPAGELAGKFALYEVPGGKAVLGAWHWAIPKNTANADAAWTYIAWLTSKSVDKQRVIAGGAPTRVSVMKDPEVWEKGFGQQYYETVL, from the coding sequence CAAGACCTCTTCGACAACCCTGATTACAAAGCTAAGTACCAGCAGACTTACGGCAAGCCGCTGCAGGTGCCGACAACCCTAGAGGAATACGTCCAGATCGGAAAATTCTTCAAGGAGCAAGGCATCTTCGGCGCTGCCATGCAGCCGCAGAGGGGCTACAAGATCTTCGAGGAGTGGAAGAACTGGCTCTACGCAGCTGGCGGCAACTTGCTTGACAGCGCAGGCAATGTGATCATCGACAATGAGGCTGCGCAGAAAGCCCTCACGCTTTACATTGAGATGCACAAGAACGCGGCGCCACCCAACTCTGTGAACTGGGGCTTCGATGAAGCTTTGCGCGCCATGGCATCTGGTGAGGCGGCAACTATGATCTCCTACAACTGGATGCTGCCCACGCTCAACAAGCCAGACGGTCCCGCAGGTGAGCTAGCAGGCAAGTTCGCGCTGTACGAAGTGCCTGGTGGAAAAGCTGTTCTAGGCGCTTGGCATTGGGCTATCCCTAAGAACACAGCGAACGCCGATGCGGCATGGACCTACATCGCATGGCTCACCTCTAAGTCGGTAGACAAGCAGCGCGTGATCGCCGGCGGCGCACCCACGCGCGTCAGCGTGATGAAAGACCCAGAAGTGTGGGAGAAAGGCTTCGGTCAGCAGTACTACGAGACAGTCCT